Proteins from a single region of Ensifer adhaerens:
- a CDS encoding transcriptional regulator, which produces MIGAALQKINKGDAVSINELITLAKATGMTDLSPDAVAWRRYEQTRPRHEIPFDPEKHGALVGAFQLDNGDVLTVRLRENVLSAQMAGQSAVDIYPEARDAFFYRVVDAQLTFERDGAGCAASVVLHQHGHELTAKRIDETTAQALADGLEKRVKEKIPFPNSEHLLRRIISEHQRGMPDYEAMIAPLAELARQQAQAIKADFERLGPLQSLTFKGVLSDGGWDVYDVRFAEGALGCGFTLAANGKFSGIYFRPAL; this is translated from the coding sequence TTGATCGGTGCGGCCCTTCAAAAGATCAACAAAGGCGACGCCGTCTCGATCAACGAACTCATAACACTCGCCAAGGCGACTGGGATGACCGACCTATCACCCGATGCCGTCGCGTGGCGGCGTTACGAGCAGACGCGACCGCGCCACGAAATTCCATTCGATCCGGAAAAGCACGGCGCCCTCGTCGGCGCGTTTCAACTGGACAATGGCGATGTGCTGACGGTCAGGCTCCGCGAGAATGTCCTGTCGGCGCAGATGGCTGGGCAAAGCGCTGTCGATATTTACCCGGAGGCTCGGGATGCCTTCTTCTACCGTGTGGTGGACGCGCAACTTACCTTCGAACGCGACGGTGCCGGGTGTGCCGCGAGTGTCGTCCTACACCAGCACGGGCACGAACTGACCGCCAAGCGCATCGACGAGACAACGGCGCAGGCCCTGGCCGACGGTCTGGAAAAGCGGGTGAAGGAGAAGATCCCGTTTCCAAACAGTGAGCACCTGCTTCGCCGCATCATTTCCGAGCATCAGCGTGGCATGCCCGACTACGAGGCGATGATCGCCCCGCTCGCTGAGTTGGCGCGACAGCAGGCCCAGGCAATCAAAGCTGACTTCGAGCGTCTGGGGCCGCTGCAGTCGCTGACGTTCAAGGGCGTGCTGTCGGACGGCGGCTGGGATGTCTACGACGTGCGCTTTGCTGAAGGCGCGCTGGGATGCGGCTTTACCCTGGCGGCCAACGGCAAATTCAGCGGCATCTATTTTCGACCGGCACTGTAG
- a CDS encoding APH(3') family aminoglycoside O-phosphotransferase, protein MLSHFPHPELPHPLLPLVAGYQWNRDVLGQSDSSIFLLKAPDRPMLVLKVEAAGSFSEFVDEAARLDWLGSHGMPCPQVIACAFETHTNWLLLQAVEGTDLASTNLSPKDRIVVLADALKRLHALDVSDCPFDHRIEKRVAIARTRTQAGVIDESDFDEARLGRTATDLFAELQARIPSTGRLAVTHGDACLPNIIEKNGRLSGFIDCSRLGVADPYQDIALACRSIAHNLGEEWVQPFLARYGVDRDDAERRDFYCLLDEFF, encoded by the coding sequence TTGTTGTCTCATTTTCCGCATCCCGAACTGCCCCACCCGCTCCTTCCGCTTGTCGCCGGGTATCAATGGAACCGGGATGTGCTTGGACAGTCGGACTCAAGCATTTTTCTATTGAAGGCGCCGGATCGCCCGATGCTGGTGCTGAAAGTCGAGGCTGCTGGCTCCTTCAGCGAATTCGTCGACGAAGCGGCGCGGCTCGATTGGCTGGGATCACATGGCATGCCCTGTCCGCAGGTGATCGCCTGCGCCTTCGAAACGCACACGAACTGGCTGCTGCTGCAGGCGGTCGAGGGCACGGACCTTGCCTCGACGAACCTGTCGCCCAAGGACCGGATCGTCGTCCTTGCGGATGCCCTGAAGCGCTTGCATGCACTGGATGTCAGCGATTGCCCCTTCGATCACCGGATCGAAAAACGCGTCGCCATCGCGAGAACGCGCACCCAAGCCGGCGTGATCGATGAAAGCGATTTCGACGAAGCACGGCTCGGCCGCACGGCGACAGATCTCTTTGCCGAGTTGCAAGCCCGCATCCCTTCGACCGGCAGGCTCGCCGTGACCCATGGCGACGCCTGCCTGCCGAACATCATCGAGAAGAACGGCCGGCTTTCCGGCTTCATCGACTGCAGCCGGCTCGGTGTCGCCGATCCCTATCAGGACATCGCGCTTGCCTGCCGCAGCATCGCCCACAATCTCGGTGAAGAATGGGTGCAGCCGTTTCTGGCACGCTACGGCGTCGACCGGGACGATGCGGAAAGGCGCGATTTCTACTGCCTGCTTGACGAGTTCTTCTGA
- a CDS encoding translocation/assembly module TamB domain-containing protein: MNQVVRFLRATLRYGLRVLGVIAVVALLLVAFVGFTTPGARLVAWAIEKYAATPDQIVRITDPSPLLTGEFAAGSITLFDGEGVYAEVRDLKLNWSPAALLSFRFDAAAISASSVRVERLPIPSTETKEVRSTFVLPVDVKIDAIDLKEIVIGKAITGEDQFLTASGKINATNESIALGLTAAQRDRPEARAVADIVFNPAGNELKLEATVDEPNNGVLAKLLRLPNEPAVNIRLTGQGPLSDWAGTATAALDGSEILKLDGRHVQTPDGMHRLTVTGGGGLGSLMPPALRPMFEGETSIDVAAAFNGQGMVRVDKGQIATGALTFGAFGTFDSKGDNNLQARLAGTNGAIDFRWPLQKGEAQAKINAVNLSLIGDAEAAILDLAADVASVALPDVALGSIKLSARSDGFNLQAQSGPVKTVLEVGEAGFKDANLARLVQAPMKVDASLAVTRESVSFDPVTIESPGIGGSISGTFSREENTVAAAFKLFAVPGALPPAAAAKFDGTIALAGEVKTANDGSVTVEGLELKSSTIEAAGTVAMAQGQLTTDLKGKLPNLGKLLADAKGEAEFTAAVTGPLAELGIKAELTSSGATLAGRTLSDLTIKADAKANPSSPQASLTATGALDGQAIDVKADVVSKDGRTAIPVLEAKVGENKLTGAISFTPDFKPDGTIDFNLPDLGLLAAMAGQKASGDLNGSAAIKTTNGITSVVVKAGGSGIKRDALTIAKPTADITISDVAALAIKGSVRAETIAQGANRVTGLAVDFQQQAGRTGFSIDGKYDGGPLTAKGDLTSAKGRTEIRLASFGATPKGIPLKLAQPTVIAIENGTVRLNTLTIQASKGTIAVNGTAGEKLDITAKLNALPAALVNAFAPDLGAEGTIAGTVDVDGTASAPVVAYDLRWAGASLAAARTAGVAAFDIAANGKFANNRVTLDTTLSGAGGLSFRGGGNVDIGGNMPIAMKFNGNLPFALIANLMAEKGFTLTGQANIDVAISGSAKAPQIAGTLTTAGGRLVDVRRNLALNDLTANVALDGKQATISKLSANLATGGSVEATGTVGTVPGSGFPANLTIRLNNATYVDGTLFNANLAGEMTLTGPLVATPTLGGKVTIRKASITIPEKLPTSLSAIDIKHKNAPPKVQQMVKDLRKDEVPAAGANASGVIAFDLGVAAHQVFVRGRGIDAELAGNLTIRGTAVQPIVSGGFEMRRGRLEILGKRLTFTDGNIGFGGDLIPTLDLKATSSVGATTITVSVAGLANNPQIGFSSSPALPQDEILAQLIFNRSLSNLSAFQIAQLASAVSQLAGGGSTSLLDGLRNKLGVDDLDVTTDEHGGASVRAGKYLNDRTYIELQQGSDSSSSKAVINLDVGKGVKLKGSAAGDGSASGGIFFEKEY; the protein is encoded by the coding sequence ATGAATCAGGTCGTCCGCTTCCTTCGCGCGACGCTGCGCTATGGCCTTCGTGTGCTTGGCGTGATTGCGGTCGTTGCCCTCCTCCTCGTCGCCTTCGTGGGCTTCACGACACCAGGCGCCCGCCTCGTCGCCTGGGCAATCGAGAAATATGCGGCAACGCCTGACCAGATCGTGCGGATCACCGACCCAAGCCCGCTTCTGACGGGTGAGTTTGCAGCCGGAAGCATCACGCTTTTCGACGGCGAGGGGGTCTATGCGGAGGTCCGCGACCTCAAGTTGAACTGGTCGCCTGCAGCCCTTCTCTCCTTCCGCTTCGACGCCGCGGCAATCTCAGCCAGTTCGGTGCGTGTCGAGCGCCTGCCGATCCCCTCGACCGAGACCAAGGAAGTGCGGTCGACCTTCGTGCTTCCCGTCGACGTCAAGATCGATGCAATCGATCTCAAGGAGATCGTCATCGGCAAGGCGATCACCGGCGAAGACCAGTTCCTGACAGCCAGCGGCAAGATCAATGCGACCAACGAGAGCATCGCCCTTGGCCTCACCGCCGCCCAGCGCGACCGGCCGGAAGCCCGCGCCGTCGCCGACATCGTCTTCAACCCGGCCGGCAACGAACTGAAGCTGGAGGCAACCGTCGACGAGCCCAACAACGGCGTGCTCGCGAAACTCCTTCGCCTGCCCAACGAGCCTGCGGTCAACATCAGGCTGACCGGCCAAGGGCCGCTTTCCGATTGGGCCGGCACCGCAACGGCAGCACTCGATGGCAGCGAGATCCTCAAACTTGACGGTCGCCACGTCCAGACACCCGACGGCATGCACCGGCTCACCGTGACGGGTGGCGGCGGTCTCGGTTCGCTGATGCCGCCGGCACTGCGACCAATGTTCGAGGGCGAGACCAGCATCGACGTCGCGGCCGCATTCAACGGCCAGGGCATGGTCCGCGTCGACAAGGGGCAGATCGCGACCGGCGCGCTCACCTTTGGCGCCTTCGGCACCTTCGACAGCAAGGGCGACAACAATCTGCAGGCACGGCTCGCCGGCACCAATGGCGCGATCGACTTCCGCTGGCCGCTGCAGAAGGGCGAGGCGCAGGCAAAGATCAACGCCGTCAACCTGTCGCTGATCGGCGATGCTGAAGCCGCAATCCTCGATCTCGCCGCCGACGTCGCCTCGGTCGCGCTGCCGGATGTTGCGCTCGGTTCCATCAAGCTTTCAGCGCGCAGCGACGGCTTCAATCTCCAGGCCCAGTCGGGTCCGGTGAAGACCGTGCTCGAAGTGGGCGAGGCCGGCTTCAAAGACGCCAATCTCGCCCGGCTGGTCCAGGCGCCGATGAAGGTGGATGCCAGCCTTGCGGTGACCCGGGAAAGCGTCAGCTTCGATCCGGTGACGATCGAAAGCCCCGGCATCGGCGGCTCGATCAGCGGCACCTTCTCGCGTGAAGAAAACACCGTTGCCGCCGCATTCAAGCTCTTTGCCGTTCCAGGGGCCCTGCCGCCGGCCGCCGCGGCAAAGTTCGACGGCACCATCGCGCTTGCCGGCGAAGTGAAGACGGCGAACGACGGCAGCGTCACCGTCGAGGGCCTCGAACTCAAGTCGAGCACGATCGAGGCTGCAGGCACCGTCGCCATGGCTCAGGGGCAACTGACCACCGATCTCAAGGGGAAACTTCCCAATCTCGGCAAGCTTCTGGCTGACGCGAAGGGTGAGGCCGAATTCACCGCAGCCGTGACCGGCCCGCTTGCCGAACTCGGCATCAAGGCCGAACTGACCTCGAGCGGCGCCACCCTGGCCGGACGCACCCTCAGCGACCTCACGATCAAGGCTGACGCGAAGGCCAACCCATCGAGCCCGCAGGCAAGCCTGACCGCGACCGGCGCGCTCGACGGCCAAGCCATCGACGTCAAGGCCGACGTCGTCTCCAAGGACGGCCGCACCGCAATCCCCGTGCTCGAAGCAAAGGTCGGCGAGAACAAGCTCACCGGCGCGATCAGTTTCACCCCTGATTTCAAACCGGACGGCACGATCGATTTCAACCTGCCCGATCTCGGCCTGCTGGCCGCCATGGCCGGACAGAAGGCCTCCGGCGATCTCAACGGGTCGGCCGCGATCAAGACCACGAATGGCATCACTTCCGTCGTCGTCAAGGCCGGCGGCAGCGGCATCAAGCGCGATGCCCTGACGATTGCCAAGCCGACCGCCGATATCACGATCTCCGATGTCGCAGCCCTTGCCATCAAGGGCAGCGTCCGAGCAGAGACCATTGCGCAAGGCGCCAACCGCGTTACCGGCCTCGCCGTCGATTTCCAGCAGCAGGCGGGGCGCACCGGCTTTTCGATCGACGGCAAATATGACGGTGGCCCGCTCACGGCTAAAGGCGATCTCACAAGTGCAAAGGGACGCACGGAAATTCGCCTCGCCTCCTTCGGCGCGACCCCGAAGGGCATCCCGCTGAAGCTCGCGCAGCCGACGGTCATCGCCATCGAAAACGGCACCGTCCGCCTCAACACGCTGACGATCCAGGCCTCGAAGGGTACCATCGCCGTCAACGGAACGGCCGGCGAAAAGCTCGACATCACGGCCAAGCTCAATGCGCTGCCCGCAGCCCTGGTCAACGCCTTTGCGCCGGACCTCGGCGCCGAGGGCACGATCGCCGGCACCGTCGATGTCGATGGCACAGCATCCGCACCCGTTGTCGCCTACGATCTCAGATGGGCTGGCGCCTCGCTCGCCGCCGCCCGCACCGCCGGGGTCGCCGCCTTCGACATCGCAGCCAACGGCAAGTTCGCCAACAACAGGGTAACGCTCGACACGACGCTTTCGGGCGCCGGGGGCCTGTCCTTCAGGGGCGGCGGCAATGTCGATATCGGCGGCAACATGCCGATTGCAATGAAATTCAACGGCAACCTGCCCTTTGCCCTCATTGCCAACCTGATGGCGGAAAAAGGCTTCACGCTGACAGGTCAGGCCAACATCGACGTCGCCATTTCCGGTTCAGCCAAGGCGCCACAAATCGCCGGCACTCTGACCACGGCTGGCGGCCGCCTGGTCGACGTGCGTCGCAACCTGGCGCTGAACGACCTGACGGCCAATGTCGCGCTCGACGGCAAGCAGGCGACGATCTCGAAGCTGTCGGCCAATCTCGCGACCGGCGGCTCGGTCGAGGCGACAGGCACTGTCGGCACGGTTCCCGGCTCCGGCTTTCCGGCCAATCTGACGATCCGCCTGAACAACGCAACCTATGTCGACGGCACGCTGTTCAACGCCAACCTCGCGGGCGAAATGACACTGACCGGGCCTTTGGTCGCGACGCCGACGCTCGGCGGCAAGGTGACGATCCGCAAGGCGTCGATCACCATTCCGGAGAAGTTACCGACCTCGCTTTCGGCGATCGACATCAAGCACAAGAATGCGCCGCCCAAGGTGCAGCAGATGGTCAAGGACCTGCGCAAGGACGAGGTGCCGGCCGCCGGCGCCAATGCCAGCGGCGTCATCGCCTTCGATCTCGGCGTTGCCGCCCATCAGGTCTTCGTGCGTGGCCGCGGCATTGACGCCGAACTCGCCGGCAATCTGACGATCCGCGGCACAGCCGTGCAGCCAATCGTTTCCGGCGGCTTCGAAATGCGCCGCGGGCGCCTCGAGATCCTGGGCAAGCGCCTGACCTTCACCGACGGCAATATCGGCTTCGGCGGCGACCTCATCCCGACGCTCGACCTCAAGGCAACTTCGAGCGTCGGCGCGACGACGATCACCGTCTCGGTCGCAGGCCTCGCCAACAATCCGCAGATCGGCTTTTCGTCGTCACCGGCGCTGCCGCAGGACGAGATTTTGGCGCAGCTGATCTTCAACCGGTCGCTGTCGAACCTCTCCGCCTTCCAGATCGCGCAGCTCGCCTCTGCCGTCAGCCAGTTGGCCGGCGGCGGCTCGACGTCGCTGCTCGACGGCCTGCGCAACAAGCTCGGCGTCGACGATCTCGACGTCACCACCGACGAACACGGCGGCGCCTCCGTGCGCGCCGGTAAATACCTCAACGACCGGACCTATATCGAGCTGCAGCAGGGCTCAGATTCCTCCTCCAGCAAAGCGGTCATCAATCTCGATGTCGGTAAGGGCGTGAAGCTCAAGGGCTCGGCCGCCGGCGACGGTTCCGCATCGGGCGGTATCTTCTTCGAAAAGGAATATTGA
- the rocF gene encoding arginase encodes MTTITLIGAPIEEGSGRRGAAMGPTALRIAGIDTVLRDLGHTVHDDGDVKPLPARDLANHPGANNLQIVGAFARALHDSVHDTVRKGHFPIILGGDHALSMGSVSGMARYAAEVGRPLFVLWLDAHADFNSPSTSPSGNMHGMPVAYFCGQAEFAPILPADRPFVDPKKVFQVGIRSVDDREREEITEHGVRVYDMRAVDELGMAHIMRQILEEVRAANGLLHVSLDVDFMDPELAPGVGTTVPGGATFREAHLIMEMLWESGLVSSLDVVELNPFLDDRGKSARILVELTASLFGRRVLDRPTRSA; translated from the coding sequence ATGACGACCATCACGCTGATCGGCGCACCCATCGAGGAAGGTTCTGGACGACGCGGCGCGGCCATGGGGCCGACGGCGCTGCGCATCGCCGGCATCGACACGGTGCTGCGCGACCTCGGCCACACGGTTCACGACGACGGCGACGTCAAGCCGCTGCCGGCCCGCGACCTCGCCAACCACCCGGGCGCCAACAACCTGCAGATCGTCGGCGCCTTCGCCCGCGCGCTGCATGATTCCGTCCACGACACGGTTCGCAAGGGCCACTTCCCGATCATCCTCGGCGGCGACCACGCGCTCTCCATGGGCAGCGTCTCCGGCATGGCGCGTTACGCCGCCGAAGTCGGCCGGCCGCTCTTCGTGCTCTGGCTCGATGCGCATGCCGATTTCAACTCGCCGTCGACCTCGCCGTCCGGCAACATGCACGGCATGCCGGTTGCCTACTTCTGTGGCCAAGCGGAGTTCGCTCCGATTCTGCCGGCCGACCGACCGTTCGTCGATCCGAAGAAGGTCTTCCAGGTCGGTATCCGCTCGGTCGACGACCGCGAGCGCGAAGAGATCACCGAACATGGCGTACGCGTCTATGACATGCGCGCCGTCGACGAGCTCGGCATGGCCCACATCATGCGCCAGATCCTCGAAGAGGTGCGCGCCGCCAACGGCCTGCTGCATGTCAGCCTCGACGTCGATTTCATGGATCCGGAACTGGCGCCGGGCGTCGGTACCACCGTGCCCGGCGGCGCAACCTTCCGCGAAGCGCACCTGATCATGGAAATGCTCTGGGAAAGCGGGCTGGTCTCCTCGCTCGACGTCGTCGAGCTCAACCCCTTCCTCGATGACCGCGGCAAGAGCGCGCGCATCCTGGTCGAACTGACGGCGAGCCTCTTCGGTCGCCGCGTGCTCGACCGGCCGACCCGCAGCGCCTGA
- a CDS encoding VOC family protein, protein MVANGGRLADRQICVKLFVRHGDEDRAIAFYREALGAELLQRHEWPSGILTSADLRIGESVFRIAGANPRRDAEPKLGGPRSPHALGTTAVILELHVRDVDRVIGRAIGAGASLRNPAETLSTGDRVGAFIDPFGHIWALFNAIEDADIVDLSIEARNAA, encoded by the coding sequence ATGGTTGCCAATGGCGGCAGGCTTGCCGATCGGCAGATCTGTGTGAAGCTGTTTGTCAGGCATGGCGACGAGGATCGCGCCATCGCCTTTTACCGCGAGGCGCTTGGCGCCGAGCTTTTGCAGCGGCACGAATGGCCGAGCGGGATCCTGACGAGTGCGGACTTAAGGATCGGGGAATCGGTCTTCCGGATTGCCGGGGCGAACCCGCGCCGCGATGCGGAACCCAAGCTTGGGGGGCCGCGCTCGCCGCATGCGCTGGGTACCACGGCGGTGATCCTCGAACTGCACGTGCGGGATGTCGATCGTGTCATCGGCCGGGCGATCGGCGCCGGGGCCAGTCTGCGCAATCCGGCCGAGACGTTGTCGACCGGCGATCGCGTCGGCGCCTTCATCGATCCCTTCGGCCATATCTGGGCCTTGTTCAACGCCATCGAGGATGCCGACATCGTCGACCTCAGCATCGAGGCCCGCAACGCCGCCTGA
- a CDS encoding autotransporter assembly complex protein TamA, with protein MSPPRSSIAYWKAATALAVAVSCALGPISAKNAHAFKLFGMKFFESDEEEALVIDPVNYTLTFDAGTEDKELKEALENSSQLVQGQEKPVSGDLGLAIRARDDRDRLLAALYEKARYGGTVAIRVNGQDIDSLPPDPAFPDGKPIPVTVTVTPGPVFKVGSVRFEGDAVGFNPDNYGLPTGARADSTLIIKAGEKVVNDLREQGRPLAKLTERSAVANHATSTVDVVIGASGGPVAPVGDVSVSGTKTVDPAFVRDYSRLNEGRPYSPEDIRKASERLRQLGVFSSVTIKEANTLSPDGSIPMKIEVSEGKHKYFGFGAQVSTTDGLGLSGYWGHRNLFGRAESLRIEGSVDRIGETKELDKLDYSLGVLFAKPGAFGPASTFTASLKANIQDPDAYRAKILTGAAGATFELSDTDTVSGGGELSWANIDDAFGQNSYLTAAIPLEYVRDTRNDKLNATEGYRAMINAKPSYEIKGQTFFSSFEASASGYHALGDEKRFVLAGKVGAGVLVGGSGLEDIPANRRFYLGGGGSVRGYSYQEIGPRNSENRETGGRSYVNASLEARIAITDTIGVVPFIDAGTVSAKTTPDFSDIRAGAGIGLRYATPFGPIRLDFAVPLNKYPGGTKYGIYAGIGQSF; from the coding sequence ATGTCCCCACCACGGTCGAGTATTGCGTACTGGAAGGCAGCGACTGCACTCGCAGTGGCCGTCTCGTGCGCGCTCGGCCCGATTTCAGCCAAAAATGCCCATGCCTTCAAACTCTTCGGCATGAAGTTCTTCGAGAGCGACGAAGAGGAAGCGCTGGTCATCGACCCGGTCAACTACACGCTTACCTTCGACGCCGGCACTGAAGACAAGGAACTGAAGGAAGCGCTGGAAAACAGCTCGCAGCTGGTCCAGGGCCAGGAAAAGCCTGTGTCTGGCGATCTCGGTCTTGCCATCCGCGCGCGCGACGATCGCGACCGGCTGCTGGCAGCACTGTATGAAAAGGCCCGCTACGGCGGCACCGTGGCGATCCGCGTCAACGGTCAGGACATCGACAGCCTGCCGCCTGATCCCGCCTTCCCGGACGGCAAGCCAATCCCGGTAACCGTCACCGTCACACCAGGCCCGGTCTTCAAGGTCGGTTCCGTCAGGTTCGAGGGTGATGCGGTCGGTTTCAATCCGGACAACTATGGCCTGCCTACCGGCGCCCGTGCCGATTCGACCCTGATCATCAAGGCTGGAGAAAAGGTCGTGAACGACCTGCGCGAGCAGGGGCGACCGCTCGCCAAGCTTACCGAACGCAGCGCCGTCGCCAACCACGCCACTTCCACCGTCGACGTCGTCATCGGCGCAAGCGGTGGGCCGGTAGCACCCGTCGGCGATGTCAGCGTGTCGGGAACCAAGACCGTCGATCCCGCTTTCGTGCGCGACTATTCGCGCCTCAACGAAGGCCGGCCCTACTCGCCCGAGGATATCCGCAAGGCATCCGAGCGATTGCGCCAGCTCGGCGTGTTTTCGAGCGTGACGATCAAGGAAGCCAACACGCTGTCACCCGACGGCTCGATCCCGATGAAGATCGAGGTCTCCGAGGGCAAGCATAAGTATTTCGGCTTCGGCGCCCAGGTTTCGACCACGGATGGCTTGGGTCTCTCGGGATATTGGGGGCACCGCAATCTCTTCGGGCGGGCGGAATCGCTGCGCATCGAAGGCTCGGTCGACCGCATCGGCGAGACGAAGGAACTGGACAAGCTCGACTATTCGCTCGGCGTCCTCTTCGCAAAGCCCGGCGCCTTCGGCCCCGCCTCGACCTTTACCGCCAGCCTCAAGGCCAACATCCAGGATCCGGACGCCTACCGCGCGAAGATCCTGACGGGTGCGGCCGGCGCCACGTTCGAACTCTCGGATACCGACACCGTCTCCGGCGGCGGCGAGTTGAGCTGGGCGAACATCGACGATGCCTTCGGCCAAAATTCCTATCTGACCGCCGCCATTCCGCTCGAATATGTGCGCGACACCCGTAACGACAAGCTCAACGCCACCGAAGGCTATCGGGCGATGATCAACGCCAAGCCGAGCTACGAGATTAAGGGGCAGACCTTCTTCTCGTCCTTCGAAGCGTCGGCATCGGGTTACCATGCGCTCGGCGACGAGAAGCGTTTCGTTCTCGCGGGCAAGGTTGGCGCCGGCGTGCTGGTCGGCGGCAGCGGGCTTGAGGATATTCCGGCGAACCGTCGCTTCTATCTCGGCGGCGGCGGTTCCGTGCGCGGCTACTCCTACCAGGAGATCGGCCCGCGCAATTCCGAAAACCGGGAGACCGGCGGGCGTTCCTATGTCAACGCCTCGCTCGAAGCCCGCATCGCCATCACCGACACGATCGGCGTCGTACCCTTCATCGACGCCGGCACGGTGTCGGCGAAAACGACGCCCGATTTCTCCGACATTCGCGCCGGCGCCGGCATCGGGCTGCGCTATGCGACGCCCTTCGGACCGATCCGCCTCGATTTTGCCGTGCCGCTCAACAAGTATCCCGGCGGCACCAAGTACGGGATTTACGCCGGTATCGGCCAATCCTTCTGA
- a CDS encoding Lrp/AsnC family transcriptional regulator has translation MDDLDQALISALRQNARIPVSTLSEMTGVSRATVAARIDRLVANGTIAAFTIRTGAEIPASGVRAVVMIEVHGKMADRVAEQLRGLPQVRALHSTNGRWDFIAELEDRDLVSFDETLRRIRLIDGITVTETNILLKTSKMTGAF, from the coding sequence ATGGATGATCTCGATCAGGCGCTCATCAGCGCCTTGCGCCAGAATGCGCGCATCCCCGTTTCAACGCTATCGGAAATGACGGGCGTATCGCGTGCAACCGTTGCTGCCCGCATCGACAGGCTCGTCGCCAATGGCACGATCGCTGCCTTTACCATCCGCACCGGCGCGGAAATTCCGGCGTCCGGGGTCCGGGCCGTGGTGATGATCGAGGTGCACGGAAAGATGGCCGACCGCGTTGCCGAACAGTTGCGGGGCCTGCCGCAGGTCCGGGCGCTGCACAGTACCAATGGCCGCTGGGACTTCATCGCCGAACTCGAGGACCGTGATCTCGTCTCCTTCGACGAGACGTTGCGGCGCATCCGCCTGATCGACGGCATCACGGTCACGGAGACGAATATCCTGTTGAAAACCAGCAAGATGACCGGCGCATTCTGA
- a CDS encoding MFS transporter — translation MSKIPSNPLPPAFKRIGWSNLFAQFSEQMALAAAPLAAVLLLAAGPAETGWLQMAQTLPFLLLAIPAGLIADRASRRRLMVSSEMLRALSLVATLLLMVSGLLTLPLLGLMGFVGAIGTVCYNVAAPALVPAIVPRAQLADANRWLELARSLAYSGGPAIGGAIVAWTGASFAYVAATCLSLLSVVLLAGLSDHHQPTSPKRKLLQDLIEGAQFLAGHSLLRPILVTAIVFNTAWFVLQAVYVAYAIQTIGLTATGVGITIGIYGAGMMIGAFAAPAIARRVPFGVMITLGPLGGLAAATVMLSTIWFPSGALAGLSFFLFGAGPVLWSIATLTLRQAVTPNAMLGRVSAFITTATFGARPIGAALGAVVAARFGVEACLAVAASGFLVQFLVIIASRVPQLRALPEAA, via the coding sequence GTGCTTCTGCTTGCAGCCGGCCCGGCGGAAACCGGATGGCTGCAAATGGCCCAGACGCTTCCGTTCCTGCTGCTCGCCATTCCCGCCGGCCTCATTGCCGATCGCGCCTCGCGGCGCAGGCTGATGGTCTCGTCGGAAATGCTGCGCGCGCTGTCGCTGGTTGCCACGCTGCTTCTGATGGTCAGCGGCCTGCTGACCCTGCCGCTTCTCGGCTTGATGGGTTTCGTCGGCGCCATCGGCACCGTTTGCTACAACGTCGCCGCCCCCGCCCTCGTTCCGGCGATCGTCCCCCGCGCCCAACTGGCCGATGCCAACCGCTGGCTGGAACTTGCCCGCAGCCTTGCCTATTCGGGCGGGCCGGCGATCGGCGGCGCCATCGTGGCATGGACGGGCGCATCGTTCGCCTATGTCGCCGCCACATGCCTTTCTCTTCTCTCCGTCGTCCTGCTTGCCGGCCTCAGTGACCATCACCAACCGACCAGCCCCAAGCGTAAACTCCTTCAAGATCTGATCGAAGGCGCGCAGTTCCTTGCCGGGCACTCGCTGCTCAGGCCCATTCTCGTGACTGCCATCGTCTTCAACACGGCCTGGTTCGTGCTGCAGGCGGTCTACGTCGCCTATGCCATTCAAACCATCGGCCTCACCGCAACGGGCGTCGGCATTACCATCGGAATATATGGCGCCGGCATGATGATCGGCGCATTCGCCGCACCCGCCATCGCCCGCCGTGTCCCCTTCGGCGTGATGATTACGCTTGGTCCGCTCGGCGGCTTGGCGGCGGCAACGGTGATGCTCTCGACGATCTGGTTTCCCTCCGGCGCCCTGGCCGGACTGAGCTTCTTTCTGTTTGGTGCTGGCCCGGTGCTCTGGTCGATCGCCACCCTCACCTTGCGCCAGGCCGTCACTCCGAATGCGATGTTGGGCCGGGTTTCCGCCTTCATCACCACAGCCACCTTCGGCGCGCGGCCGATCGGCGCAGCGCTCGGAGCCGTCGTCGCCGCGCGCTTCGGGGTCGAGGCGTGCCTTGCCGTCGCCGCTAGCGGTTTCCTGGTCCAGTTCCTCGTGATCATAGCCTCCCGCGTGCCGCAGTTGCGGGCACTGCCGGAAGCCGCCTAG